One Deltaproteobacteria bacterium DNA window includes the following coding sequences:
- a CDS encoding integration host factor subunit beta: protein MVKRELIAALAREHKELKVSDVEYMVRLIFETATDALVRGEKIELRGFGSFHIREYAPRQARNPGTGEVVNLDRRRSILFKASKEIKARLNGD from the coding sequence ATGGTTAAACGAGAGTTGATCGCCGCCCTGGCGCGGGAGCATAAAGAGCTGAAGGTCAGCGACGTCGAATATATGGTCCGCTTGATTTTCGAGACTGCGACCGATGCATTGGTGCGTGGAGAGAAGATTGAGCTCAGAGGCTTTGGTTCCTTCCACATTCGGGAGTATGCCCCGCGGCAGGCCCGTAACCCGGGGACGGGCGAGGTGGTGAATCTCGACCGCCGCCGCTCGATCTTATTCAAGGCGAGCAAAGAGATCAAGGCGCGTCTCAATGGCGATTAG
- a CDS encoding sigma-54-dependent Fis family transcriptional regulator produces the protein MTPIEEQRVLVVDDEENMRLVLKTFLSREGYQIVEAANGAEGLACLDREAFDYILCDVRMPVMDGLTFLNEAKARGVLAPIIMLSAYGTVDSALEATKAGAFDYVFKPFNPDEILLTLKKAEERERLRRENVALRRAAAERPRAGIVARSKAMTDLLVMVNRVAEASSPVLITGESGTGKDLVARAIHEAGSQAEKPFVPVNCGAIPEKLLESEFFGHVRGAFTDAVQDRVGLFQEADGGTLFLDEVGELPLSLQVKLLRAIQEQEIRPVGASTPIQVDVRIVAATARNLSREVEAGQFREDLYYRLNVLPLFIPPLRERPEDIPLLLDHFLVAQSARMGRERPEISPEAAEALFDYSWPGNVRELENLVERILILSPHSRLEKEDVPSHIHLGVSKPGEAGTPDDLDLKAWIRNLEARLIKEALNQSEGNRSEAARRLKISYPSLLTKIKAYGLE, from the coding sequence ATGACACCTATAGAGGAACAGCGTGTTCTGGTGGTGGATGACGAGGAAAACATGCGTCTTGTTTTGAAGACCTTTCTTTCCCGTGAAGGGTATCAGATCGTCGAGGCGGCCAATGGCGCGGAAGGGCTGGCCTGTTTGGACCGGGAAGCCTTTGATTACATCCTGTGCGATGTGCGCATGCCGGTCATGGATGGATTGACTTTTTTAAACGAGGCCAAGGCGCGCGGCGTGCTGGCGCCCATAATCATGCTCTCGGCCTATGGTACTGTGGATTCAGCGCTCGAAGCCACCAAGGCCGGCGCCTTTGATTATGTTTTCAAGCCTTTTAATCCGGATGAAATATTACTGACCCTCAAGAAAGCGGAGGAGCGGGAACGACTGCGCCGGGAAAATGTGGCCCTGCGCCGGGCCGCGGCAGAGAGACCTCGCGCCGGAATCGTGGCCCGGAGCAAGGCTATGACCGATCTCCTGGTCATGGTGAATCGGGTGGCCGAGGCCAGCAGCCCGGTCTTGATTACAGGTGAGTCGGGGACAGGCAAGGACCTGGTGGCCAGGGCTATTCATGAAGCGGGCTCCCAGGCCGAAAAGCCCTTCGTGCCCGTAAATTGCGGGGCTATCCCGGAGAAACTCCTGGAGAGCGAATTCTTTGGCCACGTCCGCGGGGCTTTCACCGACGCCGTCCAGGACCGGGTCGGTCTCTTTCAAGAAGCCGATGGGGGAACCCTCTTCCTGGATGAAGTCGGGGAGTTGCCATTGTCCCTCCAGGTCAAGCTCCTTCGGGCTATACAGGAACAGGAGATTCGACCCGTAGGTGCTTCAACGCCGATTCAGGTGGATGTGCGTATCGTGGCGGCCACGGCCCGGAACCTGTCCAGAGAGGTGGAAGCCGGGCAGTTCCGTGAAGACCTGTATTACCGACTTAACGTACTGCCTCTGTTTATCCCGCCGCTCAGGGAGCGGCCGGAAGATATCCCGCTGCTCCTGGACCACTTCCTTGTCGCCCAATCCGCCCGGATGGGCCGGGAGCGGCCCGAAATATCGCCTGAAGCGGCTGAGGCCTTGTTTGACTACTCATGGCCAGGGAACGTCCGGGAACTGGAGAATCTGGTGGAACGGATTCTTATTCTTTCCCCTCACTCCCGCCTTGAAAAGGAAGATGTTCCTTCTCACATCCATCTGGGTGTTTCAAAGCCGGGGGAGGCCGGGACCCCGGATGATCTGGACCTTAAGGCCTGGATTCGAAACCTCGAAGCTCGTTTAATCAAGGAAGCCTTAAACCAGAGTGAAGGTAACCGCTCCGAAGCCGCCCGCAGGCTCAAGATCAGCTACCCCTCCTTACTAACCAAAATCAAGGCCTATGGGTTGGAATAG
- a CDS encoding HAMP domain-containing protein, which yields MVSLKERGLRFEIIVSLALLVAAAVGLVGLVVFKYTQREMIALKVESGLILARTIEERLITPSLEGGLEYWVNTLAQTGFKGIAVLDQNGKPLVTSPAWSWEDRPNRNDLEQTLKTRQMRTFLRRTGFIFFGSDPTLALAVPLFDGPRVIGVVGLYSPLTDLRASWARIRWIILLYLLLDTLIMVFFGTYVLSRRLIRPLTRMLVRVKALAQDEYRPGLEPVSGAGEIGELEEAFETMARNLMESRKKLEENLASLKEAQERLVKSEKMATVGRLAAGLAHELGNPLGTIQGFVHLLRRKDLGEEERIDFLNRTLSELSRMDAIIQSLLDFARPARIETGPVDLNKLVTDGLTLAEVQKWFQSLEVVTDLTPDLPPAKAEANRLTQVLLNLLNNAGHSMPNGGTITIGTGRSGEDEVFISVADTGSGIMEEDLEKIFDPFFTRKEPGEGTGLGLSVSLSIVESFGGRIEVKSEEGQGSLMTVFLPVTEEEKG from the coding sequence ATGGTTAGCCTGAAAGAGCGCGGGCTTCGTTTTGAGATCATCGTCAGTCTGGCTTTGCTTGTGGCTGCGGCTGTGGGCTTGGTCGGGCTGGTTGTCTTTAAATATACACAGCGGGAGATGATCGCGCTGAAGGTGGAAAGCGGGCTGATTCTGGCCAGGACTATTGAAGAACGGCTTATTACTCCTTCACTGGAGGGAGGCCTGGAATACTGGGTCAACACCCTGGCTCAGACTGGTTTTAAAGGCATCGCGGTCTTGGACCAGAATGGCAAACCCCTGGTGACATCACCGGCCTGGTCCTGGGAAGACCGTCCTAATCGAAACGATCTTGAGCAGACCCTTAAAACCAGACAGATGAGAACATTTTTAAGGCGCACAGGTTTTATCTTCTTCGGTTCGGATCCGACTCTAGCTTTGGCCGTGCCCTTGTTTGACGGGCCGAGAGTTATCGGGGTGGTCGGTCTTTATTCTCCGCTGACGGATTTACGAGCCTCCTGGGCACGAATTCGCTGGATCATCTTGCTGTACCTCCTCCTGGACACCCTGATAATGGTCTTTTTCGGAACCTACGTTCTTTCGAGGCGCCTTATCAGGCCCCTGACCCGGATGCTCGTTCGAGTCAAGGCGCTGGCTCAAGATGAATATCGGCCCGGCCTGGAACCGGTCAGCGGAGCAGGGGAGATCGGCGAACTGGAAGAGGCCTTTGAAACCATGGCCCGCAACTTAATGGAAAGCCGAAAGAAGCTGGAGGAGAATCTTGCTTCCCTGAAGGAGGCTCAGGAAAGGCTAGTGAAGTCGGAGAAGATGGCCACGGTCGGCCGGCTGGCTGCCGGTCTGGCCCACGAACTAGGCAACCCTTTGGGCACGATTCAAGGCTTTGTTCATCTCCTCAGGCGGAAAGACCTGGGTGAGGAGGAACGAATTGACTTCCTCAACCGCACGCTGTCCGAGTTGAGTCGTATGGATGCTATTATTCAATCCCTGCTCGACTTCGCTCGTCCGGCCAGGATCGAAACCGGGCCGGTGGACCTCAATAAACTTGTTACTGACGGTCTGACATTGGCTGAGGTTCAGAAATGGTTCCAGAGCCTTGAGGTGGTGACAGACCTTACGCCGGATCTTCCCCCTGCCAAGGCTGAAGCAAACCGGTTGACTCAGGTCTTGCTCAATCTGCTAAATAATGCCGGTCATTCCATGCCAAACGGGGGGACCATAACGATCGGCACCGGCCGGAGCGGTGAGGATGAGGTTTTTATATCTGTGGCCGATACAGGGTCTGGTATTATGGAGGAAGACCTGGAGAAGATCTTTGACCCTTTTTTTACTCGCAAGGAGCCAGGGGAAGGCACCGGTCTGGGCCTGAGCGTCAGCTTATCCATTGTTGAATCCTTTGGCGGGCGGATTGAGGTCAAGAGCGAGGAGGGTCAAGGGAGTCTGATGACCGTGTTTCTGCCTGTAACGGAAGAGGAAAAGGGATGA
- a CDS encoding type II/IV secretion system protein — translation MTSRKMTQDYLVQLLSDKGLLSEDQAVQVQNSFKTQRKKLARQSRSSRGGGRGRAEDTSAVDVLASYAFPLSKGKEKILTEDLIMKAVAEDAGLPFRKIDHLELDLDVVTKTIPRSFALKYLVVPVGIVEDTLEVAVYDPFDQAVLEDVRRVSQYDIRPVLSTKTDIKKLISEFYGFKTSIAGAEGQFAAPEVDLGNLEQYVRLRSTEEIQATDQHIKNAVDYLFGYAFEQGASDIHIEPKRSETLIRLRIDGVLHNVYRLPKTIHSAIISRIKTLSRLDIAEKRRPQDGRIKIEHQRQEVEIRVSTIPVAFGEKVVLRILNPEILFQDLDNLGFTSTDLVKYKDFIHRPHGIILVTGPTGSGKSTTLYSTLRHIGSPEKNITTIEDPIEMIFEDFNQIGIQPQVGITFSGILRNILRQDPDIIMIGEMRDAETAEYAVQAALTGHLVLSTLHTNDAPLAITRLIDLGVEPFLVTATLIGVEAQRLLRRVCIHCKETFFLSPEEVEALGLKLKVDGKLKLSRGRGCEKCRGTGYLGRRAVFEVMPYTEKLKQMSLTGQEASALRSVAKSEGMSTLRENALRLMTQGMTTYQEVLQVTAEE, via the coding sequence ATGACTAGCCGAAAAATGACCCAGGATTACCTGGTCCAGCTGTTATCAGATAAAGGTCTGCTCTCTGAGGACCAGGCTGTTCAGGTCCAGAATTCATTTAAGACGCAGCGCAAGAAGCTGGCGCGGCAGTCCAGGTCGAGCCGGGGCGGTGGTCGGGGTCGGGCCGAGGATACATCTGCCGTGGATGTTTTGGCCTCTTATGCCTTTCCTCTTTCCAAAGGCAAAGAAAAGATCCTAACAGAAGACTTGATCATGAAGGCCGTAGCCGAGGACGCGGGGCTGCCTTTTCGCAAGATTGATCATCTGGAACTGGACCTGGATGTCGTCACAAAAACCATCCCTCGCTCCTTTGCCCTCAAGTATCTTGTCGTCCCGGTGGGTATTGTTGAAGACACTCTTGAAGTAGCTGTTTACGATCCCTTTGATCAGGCTGTTCTGGAAGATGTCAGAAGGGTCAGTCAGTATGACATTCGGCCGGTCCTGAGCACCAAGACGGACATCAAGAAGCTGATCAGTGAGTTCTATGGGTTTAAAACCTCCATTGCCGGGGCCGAAGGCCAGTTTGCCGCGCCGGAGGTAGACCTGGGCAACCTGGAGCAGTATGTTCGTCTGAGGTCAACCGAGGAAATCCAGGCTACTGACCAGCATATCAAGAATGCGGTTGATTACCTCTTTGGCTATGCCTTTGAGCAGGGGGCGAGCGATATCCACATCGAACCTAAACGCAGTGAAACCCTGATCCGTCTTAGGATTGACGGGGTTTTACATAATGTTTATCGCCTGCCCAAGACGATCCATTCAGCAATCATCTCCCGCATAAAAACACTGTCCCGGCTGGATATCGCTGAGAAAAGGCGACCTCAGGACGGCCGGATCAAGATCGAGCACCAGAGACAGGAGGTTGAAATCCGGGTCTCGACCATCCCCGTGGCCTTTGGGGAGAAAGTGGTTCTGCGAATCCTGAACCCGGAGATTCTGTTTCAGGACCTGGACAATCTGGGATTCACCTCCACCGACTTGGTTAAGTACAAGGACTTTATTCATCGCCCCCATGGCATCATTCTGGTCACCGGCCCCACAGGCAGCGGCAAGTCTACGACCCTGTATTCCACCCTGCGTCATATCGGCAGTCCGGAAAAGAACATTACGACCATCGAGGATCCTATCGAAATGATCTTTGAAGACTTCAATCAGATCGGGATTCAACCGCAGGTGGGGATCACCTTCAGTGGCATCCTGCGCAATATTTTACGCCAGGACCCGGACATTATTATGATCGGCGAGATGCGGGATGCCGAGACCGCTGAATATGCGGTTCAGGCCGCCCTGACCGGACATCTGGTCCTTTCGACCTTACATACCAATGATGCCCCGCTGGCCATTACCCGCCTGATAGATTTGGGCGTTGAACCATTCCTGGTGACAGCCACCCTGATCGGGGTGGAGGCCCAGCGGCTGCTGCGTCGCGTCTGTATCCACTGCAAGGAAACCTTTTTCTTAAGCCCGGAAGAGGTCGAGGCTCTGGGACTCAAGCTCAAGGTTGATGGCAAACTTAAACTCAGCCGCGGCCGGGGATGTGAGAAATGCCGGGGGACCGGCTACCTCGGTCGGCGAGCCGTCTTTGAAGTCATGCCTTATACTGAAAAACTCAAACAGATGTCCCTGACCGGTCAGGAAGCCTCGGCCTTACGATCGGTCGCAAAGAGTGAAGGTATGAGTACTTTGCGGGAAAATGCCTTGCGTCTCATGACGCAGGGGATGACCACCTATCAGGAAGTGCTTCAGGTGACCGCAGAGGAATAA
- a CDS encoding threonylcarbamoyl-AMP synthase has translation MIIRINPNNPQPRLIARITEVLQTGGVISYPTDTNYGLGCNLHQKKAIEKIYRIKKRNPKKPFSFICADLKDISKYARVSNYAYKTMRRLLPGPYTFILEGTRLVPKIMLTPRKEAGIRVPDNKICIALVKALGNPIINTTAALDEDEVLCDPEEVEARFKGLIDLVVDGGPVPGKPSTVVSLVNDTPTIIREGLGDVSII, from the coding sequence ATGATTATCCGCATTAACCCTAATAATCCTCAGCCCCGGCTCATCGCCAGAATAACGGAAGTACTCCAAACCGGCGGGGTCATAAGCTATCCGACCGATACCAACTACGGCCTTGGCTGTAATCTCCACCAGAAAAAGGCCATTGAAAAAATCTACCGCATCAAAAAACGGAACCCGAAAAAACCGTTCAGTTTCATCTGCGCCGACCTTAAAGATATCAGCAAGTACGCTCGCGTCTCAAACTACGCATACAAGACCATGCGCCGGCTCCTGCCCGGACCTTACACCTTCATCCTCGAAGGCACGCGCCTGGTTCCCAAAATCATGCTCACACCTCGTAAGGAAGCCGGTATCCGGGTCCCGGATAACAAAATTTGCATCGCTCTAGTCAAGGCCCTGGGCAACCCTATCATTAACACAACCGCGGCCCTCGATGAGGATGAAGTCTTATGCGATCCCGAGGAGGTCGAAGCCAGATTCAAGGGGCTTATTGATCTGGTAGTGGACGGCGGGCCTGTGCCTGGAAAGCCTTCCACCGTGGTCTCCCTCGTTAACGACACCCCGACAATCATTCGCGAAGGCCTCGGGGACGTGAGCATTATCTAA
- a CDS encoding GspH/FimT family pseudopilin — protein MKSIPGLKLGFTLLELIVVIGIIGVLAAITVPTTSSFLPGYRLNAETRKMMVNLQMARATAVRLSVRCVAVFVPGAYSAQGAVGSYLIFLDSNNNWQQDDLDGDGTVDLEERTVLVAKSMPGLVSLVSAAFNNNGGPVSSQTDPDGDSFFEITHLATSTTSIGFDSHGLAARSTAGAFVSGNVILRNNQGEWRRVTITPVGQMTMQKSKDGVNWE, from the coding sequence ATGAAATCCATACCAGGATTAAAATTAGGGTTCACCCTTCTTGAGCTTATTGTCGTAATTGGCATCATTGGTGTTTTGGCCGCGATCACCGTTCCAACCACCAGCTCCTTTCTCCCTGGTTATCGTTTGAACGCTGAGACCCGGAAGATGATGGTCAATCTTCAAATGGCCAGGGCTACGGCGGTGCGCCTGAGCGTGAGGTGCGTGGCGGTGTTTGTACCGGGGGCCTATTCGGCTCAGGGTGCAGTCGGTAGTTATCTTATCTTCCTTGATTCTAATAACAACTGGCAGCAGGACGACCTGGATGGTGACGGAACGGTGGATCTGGAAGAAAGAACCGTTCTGGTGGCCAAATCCATGCCAGGCCTAGTATCCCTTGTTTCCGCGGCCTTTAATAATAATGGCGGTCCGGTATCAAGCCAGACAGATCCGGACGGTGACAGTTTTTTTGAAATAACCCACCTGGCAACCTCGACTACAAGCATTGGTTTCGATTCACACGGCTTAGCCGCCCGTTCAACTGCCGGGGCCTTTGTTTCCGGGAACGTAATTCTCAGGAACAACCAGGGTGAGTGGCGGCGGGTGACCATTACGCCTGTGGGTCAGATGACGATGCAAAAAAGTAAAGACGGGGTTAACTGGGAATGA
- a CDS encoding pilus assembly PilX N-terminal domain-containing protein has product MSKAVRKHFRTDEEGSVLIMTLILLAVMSVIGLTASMMSRTEITISHNTTVSRQAFYAGDSGIEVSPKIVGRIINDGTVPTDIPDISIDIGLRDEVMGYFFEADATDSVSPAIVNPDLSQTISVSNFSVDIDRDPTGAQFMPGGGVQFASGAEGVGAGTTGGVLIYYDFDSVGQAPNSARSHIDARYRKVVGVAGGK; this is encoded by the coding sequence ATGAGTAAAGCCGTTAGAAAACATTTCAGGACAGATGAAGAGGGTTCGGTGCTCATCATGACGCTGATCCTGCTGGCGGTCATGAGCGTCATCGGCCTGACCGCAAGTATGATGTCCAGAACGGAGATCACCATAAGCCACAACACCACCGTATCAAGGCAGGCCTTCTACGCCGGAGACAGCGGCATAGAAGTATCGCCCAAGATCGTTGGCCGCATCATTAACGATGGAACGGTGCCGACCGACATTCCCGATATCAGCATTGACATTGGCCTCCGAGATGAAGTCATGGGGTATTTTTTTGAGGCCGATGCCACAGATTCGGTTTCGCCAGCGATTGTAAATCCAGATTTGAGCCAGACGATAAGTGTCTCCAACTTCAGTGTAGACATTGATCGAGACCCCACCGGGGCTCAATTCATGCCAGGTGGCGGGGTGCAGTTCGCATCTGGCGCAGAGGGCGTGGGCGCGGGCACGACCGGCGGAGTGCTCATCTATTATGATTTCGATTCCGTTGGCCAGGCGCCCAATAGCGCACGCTCACATATTGACGCCCGATACCGTAAGGTCGTCGGTGTGGCGGGAGGTAAATAA
- a CDS encoding prepilin-type N-terminal cleavage/methylation domain-containing protein gives MTNDRKGFTIIEVLISMVILVLALFALSSLQTVSIGSNASSQQRTIATILAQDKMEELKSLAYTDSQLSDTNANYDQNQNYFDWSLAVDHTNVDGLGSVANPIDENGNNVASNGYTRVWNVVDDIPARNMKLISVRVSWSFKGGRAVTIDGIISRE, from the coding sequence ATGACGAATGATAGAAAAGGATTCACCATTATCGAGGTTCTTATCAGTATGGTTATCCTGGTTTTAGCGCTTTTTGCTCTTTCATCATTGCAAACCGTGTCCATCGGCAGCAACGCCTCCAGCCAGCAGCGGACGATTGCCACCATACTGGCTCAGGATAAGATGGAGGAGCTTAAAAGCCTGGCTTATACTGATTCGCAGCTTAGCGATACGAATGCAAACTACGATCAGAACCAAAATTATTTCGACTGGTCCCTGGCTGTGGACCATACCAATGTTGATGGCCTGGGAAGCGTGGCCAACCCTATTGACGAGAATGGAAATAATGTGGCCAGCAATGGATACACCAGGGTCTGGAATGTGGTTGACGACATTCCAGCACGGAACATGAAGCTGATTTCCGTGAGGGTCAGCTGGTCATTCAAAGGCGGGCGCGCTGTAACCATAGATGGCATCATTTCGCGGGAGTGA
- a CDS encoding prepilin-type N-terminal cleavage/methylation domain-containing protein: MGKKNKGFTLVELLIAIALAGFLLAGAVSIFTFSNRAYVVQDDVVMTQQFVRSALEIMLHEMRMAGYIPTAMQGALDSDEQIREATAVAMTFIADLNADNNPELVRYTLAATTLTRQSWEWSAGSTSWVAQTGAVTLAENITGLSFNYTYADGTQGIPASTQDRANVRAVTVSLTGRTANIDPDYTAPDGTKYHYRTLQTFIKMRNMGL; encoded by the coding sequence ATGGGAAAGAAAAACAAAGGATTCACACTGGTTGAACTGCTTATCGCCATCGCTTTGGCCGGTTTTTTACTCGCCGGCGCTGTCTCTATTTTCACATTTTCCAATCGGGCATACGTAGTTCAGGACGATGTGGTCATGACCCAGCAGTTTGTGCGCTCAGCCCTGGAAATCATGCTTCATGAGATGAGGATGGCCGGGTATATCCCCACGGCCATGCAGGGTGCGTTGGATTCTGATGAACAGATCAGGGAGGCTACCGCCGTCGCCATGACCTTTATTGCGGACTTGAATGCTGACAATAACCCGGAGTTAGTCCGCTATACCCTTGCCGCGACCACTTTAACCCGCCAGAGTTGGGAATGGTCGGCAGGCAGTACCTCCTGGGTAGCCCAAACCGGCGCTGTAACTCTGGCTGAAAATATCACCGGCCTCAGTTTCAACTACACTTATGCCGATGGGACCCAAGGCATACCGGCCAGCACCCAGGACCGGGCAAATGTTAGAGCTGTGACTGTCAGCTTGACCGGGCGCACCGCAAATATTGATCCGGACTACACCGCCCCTGATGGCACAAAATACCACTATCGCACACTTCAGACCTTCATCAAAATGCGAAATATGGGTCTGTAA
- the sppA gene encoding signal peptide peptidase SppA, with protein sequence MSLLIILGVIIVLAGILGGVAYFSGGVGDFSSGEGVGVVEIKGIIVNAEPTLKTLVWFRRDKRIKAVILRINSPGGGVAPTQEIYREVLRTRKTKKVIASLGSLAASGGIYIASAADQILANPGTLTGSMAVIMQFANYEGLFQKVGLKSIVIKSGEFKDIGSPTREMTAKEQEILQRLVEQIHQQFIKDVAKARQLPLEKVIKIADGRVFTGEEAVSLGLVDKLGNFEDAVALAQKVAGLKDRPKLIYPKRKRLWFWDLLTGRSQAKFLPDWLEYPFKLQYLYAPGL encoded by the coding sequence ATGTCTTTGCTTATTATTTTGGGCGTTATCATTGTATTAGCCGGTATTTTGGGTGGCGTCGCCTATTTTAGCGGTGGCGTCGGTGATTTCTCATCTGGTGAGGGCGTGGGAGTAGTTGAGATTAAAGGTATTATCGTCAATGCCGAGCCCACACTTAAAACGCTGGTCTGGTTTCGTCGCGATAAAAGGATAAAGGCCGTTATTCTCAGGATTAATTCGCCTGGGGGAGGTGTGGCTCCCACCCAGGAGATTTACCGGGAAGTGCTGCGGACGCGGAAAACAAAGAAAGTCATTGCTTCTCTGGGCAGCCTGGCCGCGTCAGGGGGAATTTATATTGCTTCGGCCGCAGACCAGATCCTGGCCAACCCAGGGACTTTGACCGGCAGCATGGCCGTGATCATGCAGTTTGCCAACTATGAAGGTTTATTCCAAAAAGTCGGTCTTAAATCCATTGTTATTAAGAGCGGTGAGTTTAAAGACATCGGTTCTCCCACCCGGGAGATGACCGCAAAAGAACAAGAGATCCTCCAGCGACTCGTGGAGCAGATTCATCAGCAGTTCATCAAGGATGTGGCCAAAGCCCGGCAATTGCCTTTAGAAAAGGTGATCAAGATTGCGGACGGACGCGTCTTTACCGGTGAGGAGGCCGTCAGTCTCGGTCTGGTTGATAAGCTTGGCAACTTTGAGGATGCAGTGGCCCTGGCTCAGAAGGTCGCAGGATTAAAAGACAGACCGAAACTAATCTATCCCAAACGGAAAAGGTTGTGGTTCTGGGATTTGTTGACTGGCAGGAGCCAGGCAAAATTTTTGCCAGACTGGCTGGAATATCCCTTCAAACTGCAGTATCTTTACGCGCCAGGTCTTTAA
- the recN gene encoding DNA repair protein RecN, protein MLSELVVNNFALIDRLELTFCPGFNVLTGETGAGKSIIVGAVNLILGGRASADLIRDGSDEAEVQAVFTAPEPEAFRRQLEGLGLPPGEEILIRRVINRSGRNRIFINGIATTLTQLTRLGQDLVNVSGQHEHQRLLDPDRQLLLLDQYGDLLQSRSEMSAIHQSWIELKDKASNLEKKIRTAREKAELYEFQVKEIEAANLVPGEDEKLEQERRLIRNAEKIFTAVRNSYERLYGQTGAVTEVLDAVRTELAKAVEIDGRLSGQASQLHEAYYQITDAAQALHDHLDRLTFDPNRQEEIEERLALINRLKKKYGSSLDEVMAYSSRAETDLHRLAEMESELEETIREAEAAREMARNQAEDLTSKRKSTAARMSGAVAVELRSLGMPELEFEISFNDRPKSVDPSPTGWDEIELQISPNLGEELKPLARIASGGELSRTMLGLKALLAGQEKVQTLVFDEVDAGIGGGVAEVIGRKIKDLSAFHQVVCITHLPQIAVFALYHHQVFKEVRHQRTVTDIRLLSHKERVEEIARMLGGLEPSSKTMAAAREMILKASGKSGGGR, encoded by the coding sequence ATGCTTTCCGAACTGGTTGTTAACAACTTCGCTCTAATTGATCGCCTGGAACTCACTTTTTGTCCTGGTTTCAATGTCCTGACCGGTGAGACCGGGGCGGGAAAATCCATTATCGTCGGCGCGGTCAATCTTATCCTCGGTGGACGAGCCTCTGCCGATCTCATCCGGGATGGCAGCGATGAGGCTGAAGTCCAGGCCGTTTTCACTGCCCCAGAACCTGAGGCGTTCAGGCGGCAGCTTGAAGGACTGGGCCTGCCTCCTGGTGAAGAGATTCTGATTCGGCGCGTCATCAACCGCTCCGGACGAAATCGCATTTTCATCAACGGTATTGCAACCACCCTGACTCAGCTGACCCGACTGGGCCAGGACCTGGTCAATGTTTCAGGCCAGCATGAGCACCAGCGACTCCTCGACCCGGACAGGCAGCTTCTGCTGCTTGACCAGTACGGCGATCTTCTTCAGTCGCGCTCAGAAATGTCTGCGATCCATCAGAGCTGGATCGAACTGAAGGACAAAGCCTCGAATCTGGAAAAGAAGATCAGAACGGCTCGCGAAAAGGCCGAGCTTTATGAATTTCAGGTCAAGGAAATCGAGGCGGCAAACCTGGTCCCTGGTGAGGATGAAAAACTGGAGCAAGAACGGCGCCTGATCCGAAATGCGGAAAAAATCTTTACCGCGGTCCGTAATAGTTACGAGCGGCTTTACGGCCAGACCGGGGCCGTGACTGAGGTCCTGGACGCGGTTCGCACAGAACTGGCCAAAGCGGTTGAGATAGACGGGCGCCTCTCTGGCCAGGCCTCCCAGCTGCATGAAGCCTATTATCAAATAACTGACGCGGCCCAGGCATTGCACGACCACCTGGACCGGCTGACTTTTGACCCGAACCGGCAGGAAGAAATCGAGGAACGGTTGGCTCTGATTAATCGTCTCAAAAAGAAATATGGGTCCAGTTTGGATGAAGTCATGGCATACAGCTCAAGGGCGGAGACCGACCTGCACCGGCTGGCCGAGATGGAGAGCGAGCTTGAAGAGACAATAAGGGAGGCCGAAGCGGCAAGAGAAATGGCCCGAAACCAGGCAGAGGATTTGACCAGTAAACGGAAAAGCACCGCTGCTCGGATGTCCGGGGCGGTGGCCGTAGAACTTCGATCCCTGGGTATGCCTGAGCTTGAGTTTGAAATCAGCTTCAATGACAGACCAAAATCCGTTGATCCGAGTCCGACCGGCTGGGACGAGATAGAACTCCAAATCTCGCCCAATCTGGGTGAAGAACTCAAGCCCCTGGCCCGGATCGCTTCGGGCGGTGAATTGAGCCGAACCATGCTCGGCCTCAAGGCCCTCCTGGCCGGTCAGGAGAAGGTCCAGACCCTGGTTTTCGATGAGGTGGACGCCGGGATAGGTGGAGGCGTAGCCGAGGTTATTGGTCGCAAGATCAAGGACCTGTCAGCATTTCATCAGGTAGTGTGTATTACTCACCTGCCTCAGATCGCCGTCTTTGCCTTGTACCATCATCAGGTTTTCAAGGAGGTCAGGCATCAACGAACCGTTACCGATATCCGGCTCTTGTCCCATAAAGAACGGGTTGAAGAGATCGCCCGAATGCTCGGCGGCCTCGAACCTTCATCCAAAACAATGGCCGCAGCCAGAGAAATGATCCTGAAGGCTAGTGGAAAATCTGGTGGGGGTCGTTAG